In a single window of the Eleginops maclovinus isolate JMC-PN-2008 ecotype Puerto Natales chromosome 6, JC_Emac_rtc_rv5, whole genome shotgun sequence genome:
- the ranbp3b gene encoding ran-binding protein 3b isoform X3 — protein MADLANEDKPALAPAVFVFQKDKAQKRSAEGSSAEDGEDSDKDEGSYCPPVKRERTSSFPPPHSEEKPVGFRLKPPTLIHGQAPSSGVPSQKPKEQQRSVLRPAVLQAPPSKSHIESNSSCGTNGVKKSSDGAPGSQSLFLNNTEHPLTKSQKHENEEDGASGNKDGEKKDTDVAISFVFGQNIKDRAKLEENSTDGKSKDGLPLDAQSEGTNYFLQYISTPSSKNAANSTDSGAKFVFGQNMSERVLSPPKGEPPIEENKEVLAAPAPEPSAQEATPEKAANSVSESLEESAAAYTKATAKKCVLEKVDVKTGEESESNVLQMQCKLYVFEKTAQSWIERGRGLLRLNDMASTEDGTLQSRLVMRTQGSLRLILNTKLWAQMQVDKASEKSVRITAMDTEDQGVKVFLISASSKDIGQLAAALHHRILALKSRADQEPETPTTTIPEAEVPQSNEDDSDEEDNASASASASTPATSNSEGGESQATGST, from the exons ATGGCGGACTTGGCAAACGAAG ACAAGCCTGCCCTAGCgcctgctgtgtttgttttccaaaaagATAAAGCACAGAAG AGATCTGCAGAGGGCTCAAGTGCAGAGGATGGAGAAG ATTCAGATAAAGACGAGGGAAGCTATTGCCCCCCTGTGAAAAGGGAGCGGACCTCATCGTTCCCACCCCCACATTCTG AGGAGAAGCCCGTGGGATTCCGCTTAAAGCCCCCAACCCTCATACACGGACAGGCACCGAGTTCAG GCGTCCCAAGTCAGAAACCCAAGGAGCAGCAACGCAGTGTCCTCCGCCCTGCAGTTCTTCAGGCGCCGCCCTCTAAATCACATATAGAGTCCA ATTCCAGTTGTGGAACCAACGGTGTGAAAAAGTCATCAGATGGGGCCCCTGGCTCCCAGTCCCTCTTCCTGAACAACACAGAGCACCCTCTGACCAAATCACAG AAACATGAAAACGAGGAAGATGGAGCAAGTGGTaacaaagatggagagaagaaagATACAGATGTAGCAATATCTTTTGTGTTTGGTCAGAATATCAAAGACAGAGCAAAG TTGGAAGAGAACAGCACAGACGGCAAGTCAAAGGATGGTTTGCCACTAGACGCTCAATCGGAGGGCACTAATTATTTCTTACAGTACATCTCTACCCCAAG TTCAAAAAATGCCGCAAACAGTACAGACAGTGGGGCAAAATTTGTTTTTGGGCAGAACATGTCTGAACGAGTTCTG agtCCCCCAAAGGGTGAGCCCCcaattgaggaaaataaagaagttTTAGCTGCCCCTGCTCCAGAGCCCTCAGCACAGGAAGCCACCCCAGAGAAAG CAGCGAACAGCGTGTCGGAGTCTTTGGAGGAGTCTGCAGCAGCTTACACCAAAGCCACAGCCAAGAAGTGCGTCTTAGAGAAAGTCGACGTCAAAACTGGAGAGGAATCGGAAAGCAATGTTTTACAG ATGCAGTGCAAATTATATGTTTTTGAGAAGACTGCCCAGTCGTGGATAGAGAGAGGTCGAGGTTTGCTGAGGCTCAACGACATGGCATCGACAGAAGACGGCACGCTACAGTCCCGTCTAG tgatgAGGACCCAGGGCAGCCTCCGGTTGATCCTCAACACTAAACTTTGGGCCCAGATGCAGGTGGACAAGGCCAGCGAAAAGAGTGTACGAATCACTGCCATGGACACAGAGGACCAGGGGGTCAAGGTCTTCCTAATATCG GCTAGCTCTAAGGACATAGGTCAGCTTGCTGCAGCGTTACATCACCGTATCTTAGCTCTAAAGAGCCGGGCGGACCAGGAGCCGGAGACCCCGACAACAACCATCCCTGAGGCAGAGGTACCGCAGTCCAACGAGGACGACAGCGACGAGGAAGACAATGCCTCTGCTTCAGCTTCAGCCTCCACTCCTGCTACGA GTAActcagagggaggagagagccAGGCAACAGGAAGCACATAG
- the ranbp3b gene encoding ran-binding protein 3b isoform X2, which translates to MADLANEDKPALAPAVFVFQKDKAQKRSAEGSSAEDGEDSDKDEGSYCPPVKRERTSSFPPPHSVPKNNVFMPPSFCQSPTGNSDSEPEEKPVGFRLKPPTLIHGQAPSSGVPSQKPKEQQRSVLRPAVLQAPPSKSHIESNSSCGTNGVKKSSDGAPGSQSLFLNNTEHPLTKSQKHENEEDGASGNKDGEKKDTDVAISFVFGQNIKDRAKLEENSTDGKSKDGLPLDAQSEGTNYFLQYISTPSSKNAANSTDSGAKFVFGQNMSERVLSPPKGEPPIEENKEVLAAPAPEPSAQEATPEKAANSVSESLEESAAAYTKATAKKCVLEKVDVKTGEESESNVLQMQCKLYVFEKTAQSWIERGRGLLRLNDMASTEDGTLQSRLVMRTQGSLRLILNTKLWAQMQVDKASEKSVRITAMDTEDQGVKVFLISASSKDIGQLAAALHHRILALKSRADQEPETPTTTIPEAEVPQSNEDDSDEEDNASASASASTPATSNSEGGESQATGST; encoded by the exons ATGGCGGACTTGGCAAACGAAG ACAAGCCTGCCCTAGCgcctgctgtgtttgttttccaaaaagATAAAGCACAGAAG AGATCTGCAGAGGGCTCAAGTGCAGAGGATGGAGAAG ATTCAGATAAAGACGAGGGAAGCTATTGCCCCCCTGTGAAAAGGGAGCGGACCTCATCGTTCCCACCCCCACATTCTG TTCCCAAGAACAATGTATTCATGCCCCCAAGTTTCTGCCAGTCTCCAACTGGGAACTCTGACTCTGAGCCAG AGGAGAAGCCCGTGGGATTCCGCTTAAAGCCCCCAACCCTCATACACGGACAGGCACCGAGTTCAG GCGTCCCAAGTCAGAAACCCAAGGAGCAGCAACGCAGTGTCCTCCGCCCTGCAGTTCTTCAGGCGCCGCCCTCTAAATCACATATAGAGTCCA ATTCCAGTTGTGGAACCAACGGTGTGAAAAAGTCATCAGATGGGGCCCCTGGCTCCCAGTCCCTCTTCCTGAACAACACAGAGCACCCTCTGACCAAATCACAG AAACATGAAAACGAGGAAGATGGAGCAAGTGGTaacaaagatggagagaagaaagATACAGATGTAGCAATATCTTTTGTGTTTGGTCAGAATATCAAAGACAGAGCAAAG TTGGAAGAGAACAGCACAGACGGCAAGTCAAAGGATGGTTTGCCACTAGACGCTCAATCGGAGGGCACTAATTATTTCTTACAGTACATCTCTACCCCAAG TTCAAAAAATGCCGCAAACAGTACAGACAGTGGGGCAAAATTTGTTTTTGGGCAGAACATGTCTGAACGAGTTCTG agtCCCCCAAAGGGTGAGCCCCcaattgaggaaaataaagaagttTTAGCTGCCCCTGCTCCAGAGCCCTCAGCACAGGAAGCCACCCCAGAGAAAG CAGCGAACAGCGTGTCGGAGTCTTTGGAGGAGTCTGCAGCAGCTTACACCAAAGCCACAGCCAAGAAGTGCGTCTTAGAGAAAGTCGACGTCAAAACTGGAGAGGAATCGGAAAGCAATGTTTTACAG ATGCAGTGCAAATTATATGTTTTTGAGAAGACTGCCCAGTCGTGGATAGAGAGAGGTCGAGGTTTGCTGAGGCTCAACGACATGGCATCGACAGAAGACGGCACGCTACAGTCCCGTCTAG tgatgAGGACCCAGGGCAGCCTCCGGTTGATCCTCAACACTAAACTTTGGGCCCAGATGCAGGTGGACAAGGCCAGCGAAAAGAGTGTACGAATCACTGCCATGGACACAGAGGACCAGGGGGTCAAGGTCTTCCTAATATCG GCTAGCTCTAAGGACATAGGTCAGCTTGCTGCAGCGTTACATCACCGTATCTTAGCTCTAAAGAGCCGGGCGGACCAGGAGCCGGAGACCCCGACAACAACCATCCCTGAGGCAGAGGTACCGCAGTCCAACGAGGACGACAGCGACGAGGAAGACAATGCCTCTGCTTCAGCTTCAGCCTCCACTCCTGCTACGA GTAActcagagggaggagagagccAGGCAACAGGAAGCACATAG
- the ranbp3b gene encoding ran-binding protein 3b isoform X5, with translation MADLANEDKPALAPAVFVFQKDKAQKRSAEGSSAEDGEDSDKDEGSYCPPVKRERTSSFPPPHSVPKNNVFMPPSFCQSPTGNSDSEPEEKPVGFRLKPPTLIHGQAPSSGVPSQKPKEQQRSVLRPAVLQAPPSKSHIESNSSCGTNGVKKSSDGAPGSQSLFLNNTEHPLTKSQLEENSTDGKSKDGLPLDAQSEGTNYFLQYISTPSSKNAANSTDSGAKFVFGQNMSERVLSPPKGEPPIEENKEVLAAPAPEPSAQEATPEKAANSVSESLEESAAAYTKATAKKCVLEKVDVKTGEESESNVLQMQCKLYVFEKTAQSWIERGRGLLRLNDMASTEDGTLQSRLVMRTQGSLRLILNTKLWAQMQVDKASEKSVRITAMDTEDQGVKVFLISASSKDIGQLAAALHHRILALKSRADQEPETPTTTIPEAEVPQSNEDDSDEEDNASASASASTPATSNSEGGESQATGST, from the exons ATGGCGGACTTGGCAAACGAAG ACAAGCCTGCCCTAGCgcctgctgtgtttgttttccaaaaagATAAAGCACAGAAG AGATCTGCAGAGGGCTCAAGTGCAGAGGATGGAGAAG ATTCAGATAAAGACGAGGGAAGCTATTGCCCCCCTGTGAAAAGGGAGCGGACCTCATCGTTCCCACCCCCACATTCTG TTCCCAAGAACAATGTATTCATGCCCCCAAGTTTCTGCCAGTCTCCAACTGGGAACTCTGACTCTGAGCCAG AGGAGAAGCCCGTGGGATTCCGCTTAAAGCCCCCAACCCTCATACACGGACAGGCACCGAGTTCAG GCGTCCCAAGTCAGAAACCCAAGGAGCAGCAACGCAGTGTCCTCCGCCCTGCAGTTCTTCAGGCGCCGCCCTCTAAATCACATATAGAGTCCA ATTCCAGTTGTGGAACCAACGGTGTGAAAAAGTCATCAGATGGGGCCCCTGGCTCCCAGTCCCTCTTCCTGAACAACACAGAGCACCCTCTGACCAAATCACAG TTGGAAGAGAACAGCACAGACGGCAAGTCAAAGGATGGTTTGCCACTAGACGCTCAATCGGAGGGCACTAATTATTTCTTACAGTACATCTCTACCCCAAG TTCAAAAAATGCCGCAAACAGTACAGACAGTGGGGCAAAATTTGTTTTTGGGCAGAACATGTCTGAACGAGTTCTG agtCCCCCAAAGGGTGAGCCCCcaattgaggaaaataaagaagttTTAGCTGCCCCTGCTCCAGAGCCCTCAGCACAGGAAGCCACCCCAGAGAAAG CAGCGAACAGCGTGTCGGAGTCTTTGGAGGAGTCTGCAGCAGCTTACACCAAAGCCACAGCCAAGAAGTGCGTCTTAGAGAAAGTCGACGTCAAAACTGGAGAGGAATCGGAAAGCAATGTTTTACAG ATGCAGTGCAAATTATATGTTTTTGAGAAGACTGCCCAGTCGTGGATAGAGAGAGGTCGAGGTTTGCTGAGGCTCAACGACATGGCATCGACAGAAGACGGCACGCTACAGTCCCGTCTAG tgatgAGGACCCAGGGCAGCCTCCGGTTGATCCTCAACACTAAACTTTGGGCCCAGATGCAGGTGGACAAGGCCAGCGAAAAGAGTGTACGAATCACTGCCATGGACACAGAGGACCAGGGGGTCAAGGTCTTCCTAATATCG GCTAGCTCTAAGGACATAGGTCAGCTTGCTGCAGCGTTACATCACCGTATCTTAGCTCTAAAGAGCCGGGCGGACCAGGAGCCGGAGACCCCGACAACAACCATCCCTGAGGCAGAGGTACCGCAGTCCAACGAGGACGACAGCGACGAGGAAGACAATGCCTCTGCTTCAGCTTCAGCCTCCACTCCTGCTACGA GTAActcagagggaggagagagccAGGCAACAGGAAGCACATAG
- the ranbp3b gene encoding ran-binding protein 3b isoform X6 has translation MADLANEDKPALAPAVFVFQKDKAQKRSAEGSSAEDGEDSDKDEGSYCPPVKRERTSSFPPPHSEEKPVGFRLKPPTLIHGQAPSSDSSCGTNGVKKSSDGAPGSQSLFLNNTEHPLTKSQKHENEEDGASGNKDGEKKDTDVAISFVFGQNIKDRAKLEENSTDGKSKDGLPLDAQSEGTNYFLQYISTPSSKNAANSTDSGAKFVFGQNMSERVLSPPKGEPPIEENKEVLAAPAPEPSAQEATPEKAANSVSESLEESAAAYTKATAKKCVLEKVDVKTGEESESNVLQMQCKLYVFEKTAQSWIERGRGLLRLNDMASTEDGTLQSRLVMRTQGSLRLILNTKLWAQMQVDKASEKSVRITAMDTEDQGVKVFLISASSKDIGQLAAALHHRILALKSRADQEPETPTTTIPEAEVPQSNEDDSDEEDNASASASASTPATSNSEGGESQATGST, from the exons ATGGCGGACTTGGCAAACGAAG ACAAGCCTGCCCTAGCgcctgctgtgtttgttttccaaaaagATAAAGCACAGAAG AGATCTGCAGAGGGCTCAAGTGCAGAGGATGGAGAAG ATTCAGATAAAGACGAGGGAAGCTATTGCCCCCCTGTGAAAAGGGAGCGGACCTCATCGTTCCCACCCCCACATTCTG AGGAGAAGCCCGTGGGATTCCGCTTAAAGCCCCCAACCCTCATACACGGACAGGCACCGAGTTCAG ATTCCAGTTGTGGAACCAACGGTGTGAAAAAGTCATCAGATGGGGCCCCTGGCTCCCAGTCCCTCTTCCTGAACAACACAGAGCACCCTCTGACCAAATCACAG AAACATGAAAACGAGGAAGATGGAGCAAGTGGTaacaaagatggagagaagaaagATACAGATGTAGCAATATCTTTTGTGTTTGGTCAGAATATCAAAGACAGAGCAAAG TTGGAAGAGAACAGCACAGACGGCAAGTCAAAGGATGGTTTGCCACTAGACGCTCAATCGGAGGGCACTAATTATTTCTTACAGTACATCTCTACCCCAAG TTCAAAAAATGCCGCAAACAGTACAGACAGTGGGGCAAAATTTGTTTTTGGGCAGAACATGTCTGAACGAGTTCTG agtCCCCCAAAGGGTGAGCCCCcaattgaggaaaataaagaagttTTAGCTGCCCCTGCTCCAGAGCCCTCAGCACAGGAAGCCACCCCAGAGAAAG CAGCGAACAGCGTGTCGGAGTCTTTGGAGGAGTCTGCAGCAGCTTACACCAAAGCCACAGCCAAGAAGTGCGTCTTAGAGAAAGTCGACGTCAAAACTGGAGAGGAATCGGAAAGCAATGTTTTACAG ATGCAGTGCAAATTATATGTTTTTGAGAAGACTGCCCAGTCGTGGATAGAGAGAGGTCGAGGTTTGCTGAGGCTCAACGACATGGCATCGACAGAAGACGGCACGCTACAGTCCCGTCTAG tgatgAGGACCCAGGGCAGCCTCCGGTTGATCCTCAACACTAAACTTTGGGCCCAGATGCAGGTGGACAAGGCCAGCGAAAAGAGTGTACGAATCACTGCCATGGACACAGAGGACCAGGGGGTCAAGGTCTTCCTAATATCG GCTAGCTCTAAGGACATAGGTCAGCTTGCTGCAGCGTTACATCACCGTATCTTAGCTCTAAAGAGCCGGGCGGACCAGGAGCCGGAGACCCCGACAACAACCATCCCTGAGGCAGAGGTACCGCAGTCCAACGAGGACGACAGCGACGAGGAAGACAATGCCTCTGCTTCAGCTTCAGCCTCCACTCCTGCTACGA GTAActcagagggaggagagagccAGGCAACAGGAAGCACATAG
- the ranbp3b gene encoding ran-binding protein 3b isoform X4, translating into MADLANEDKPALAPAVFVFQKDKAQKRSAEGSSAEDGEDSDKDEGSYCPPVKRERTSSFPPPHSVPKNNVFMPPSFCQSPTGNSDSEPEEKPVGFRLKPPTLIHGQAPSSDSSCGTNGVKKSSDGAPGSQSLFLNNTEHPLTKSQKHENEEDGASGNKDGEKKDTDVAISFVFGQNIKDRAKLEENSTDGKSKDGLPLDAQSEGTNYFLQYISTPSSKNAANSTDSGAKFVFGQNMSERVLSPPKGEPPIEENKEVLAAPAPEPSAQEATPEKAANSVSESLEESAAAYTKATAKKCVLEKVDVKTGEESESNVLQMQCKLYVFEKTAQSWIERGRGLLRLNDMASTEDGTLQSRLVMRTQGSLRLILNTKLWAQMQVDKASEKSVRITAMDTEDQGVKVFLISASSKDIGQLAAALHHRILALKSRADQEPETPTTTIPEAEVPQSNEDDSDEEDNASASASASTPATSNSEGGESQATGST; encoded by the exons ATGGCGGACTTGGCAAACGAAG ACAAGCCTGCCCTAGCgcctgctgtgtttgttttccaaaaagATAAAGCACAGAAG AGATCTGCAGAGGGCTCAAGTGCAGAGGATGGAGAAG ATTCAGATAAAGACGAGGGAAGCTATTGCCCCCCTGTGAAAAGGGAGCGGACCTCATCGTTCCCACCCCCACATTCTG TTCCCAAGAACAATGTATTCATGCCCCCAAGTTTCTGCCAGTCTCCAACTGGGAACTCTGACTCTGAGCCAG AGGAGAAGCCCGTGGGATTCCGCTTAAAGCCCCCAACCCTCATACACGGACAGGCACCGAGTTCAG ATTCCAGTTGTGGAACCAACGGTGTGAAAAAGTCATCAGATGGGGCCCCTGGCTCCCAGTCCCTCTTCCTGAACAACACAGAGCACCCTCTGACCAAATCACAG AAACATGAAAACGAGGAAGATGGAGCAAGTGGTaacaaagatggagagaagaaagATACAGATGTAGCAATATCTTTTGTGTTTGGTCAGAATATCAAAGACAGAGCAAAG TTGGAAGAGAACAGCACAGACGGCAAGTCAAAGGATGGTTTGCCACTAGACGCTCAATCGGAGGGCACTAATTATTTCTTACAGTACATCTCTACCCCAAG TTCAAAAAATGCCGCAAACAGTACAGACAGTGGGGCAAAATTTGTTTTTGGGCAGAACATGTCTGAACGAGTTCTG agtCCCCCAAAGGGTGAGCCCCcaattgaggaaaataaagaagttTTAGCTGCCCCTGCTCCAGAGCCCTCAGCACAGGAAGCCACCCCAGAGAAAG CAGCGAACAGCGTGTCGGAGTCTTTGGAGGAGTCTGCAGCAGCTTACACCAAAGCCACAGCCAAGAAGTGCGTCTTAGAGAAAGTCGACGTCAAAACTGGAGAGGAATCGGAAAGCAATGTTTTACAG ATGCAGTGCAAATTATATGTTTTTGAGAAGACTGCCCAGTCGTGGATAGAGAGAGGTCGAGGTTTGCTGAGGCTCAACGACATGGCATCGACAGAAGACGGCACGCTACAGTCCCGTCTAG tgatgAGGACCCAGGGCAGCCTCCGGTTGATCCTCAACACTAAACTTTGGGCCCAGATGCAGGTGGACAAGGCCAGCGAAAAGAGTGTACGAATCACTGCCATGGACACAGAGGACCAGGGGGTCAAGGTCTTCCTAATATCG GCTAGCTCTAAGGACATAGGTCAGCTTGCTGCAGCGTTACATCACCGTATCTTAGCTCTAAAGAGCCGGGCGGACCAGGAGCCGGAGACCCCGACAACAACCATCCCTGAGGCAGAGGTACCGCAGTCCAACGAGGACGACAGCGACGAGGAAGACAATGCCTCTGCTTCAGCTTCAGCCTCCACTCCTGCTACGA GTAActcagagggaggagagagccAGGCAACAGGAAGCACATAG
- the ranbp3b gene encoding ran-binding protein 3b isoform X9, translating to MADLANEDKPALAPAVFVFQKDKAQKRSAEGSSAEDGEDSDKDEGSYCPPVKRERTSSFPPPHSEEKPVGFRLKPPTLIHGQAPSSGVPSQKPKEQQRSVLRPAVLQAPPSKSHIESNSSCGTNGVKKSSDGAPGSQSLFLNNTEHPLTKSQKHENEEDGASGNKDGEKKDTDVAISFVFGQNIKDRAKLEENSTDGKSKDGLPLDAQSEGTNYFLQYISTPSSKNAANSTDSGAKFVFGQNMSERVLSPPKGEPPIEENKEVLAAPAPEPSAQEATPEKANSVSESLEESAAAYTKATAKKCVLEKVDVKTGEESESNVLQMQCKLYVFEKTAQSWIERGRGLLRLNDMASTEDGTLQSRLVMRTQGSLRLILNTKLWAQMQVDKASEKSVRITAMDTEDQGVKVFLISASSKDIGQLAAALHHRILALKSRADQEPETPTTTIPEAEVPQSNEDDSDEEDNASASASASTPATSNSEGGESQATGST from the exons ATGGCGGACTTGGCAAACGAAG ACAAGCCTGCCCTAGCgcctgctgtgtttgttttccaaaaagATAAAGCACAGAAG AGATCTGCAGAGGGCTCAAGTGCAGAGGATGGAGAAG ATTCAGATAAAGACGAGGGAAGCTATTGCCCCCCTGTGAAAAGGGAGCGGACCTCATCGTTCCCACCCCCACATTCTG AGGAGAAGCCCGTGGGATTCCGCTTAAAGCCCCCAACCCTCATACACGGACAGGCACCGAGTTCAG GCGTCCCAAGTCAGAAACCCAAGGAGCAGCAACGCAGTGTCCTCCGCCCTGCAGTTCTTCAGGCGCCGCCCTCTAAATCACATATAGAGTCCA ATTCCAGTTGTGGAACCAACGGTGTGAAAAAGTCATCAGATGGGGCCCCTGGCTCCCAGTCCCTCTTCCTGAACAACACAGAGCACCCTCTGACCAAATCACAG AAACATGAAAACGAGGAAGATGGAGCAAGTGGTaacaaagatggagagaagaaagATACAGATGTAGCAATATCTTTTGTGTTTGGTCAGAATATCAAAGACAGAGCAAAG TTGGAAGAGAACAGCACAGACGGCAAGTCAAAGGATGGTTTGCCACTAGACGCTCAATCGGAGGGCACTAATTATTTCTTACAGTACATCTCTACCCCAAG TTCAAAAAATGCCGCAAACAGTACAGACAGTGGGGCAAAATTTGTTTTTGGGCAGAACATGTCTGAACGAGTTCTG agtCCCCCAAAGGGTGAGCCCCcaattgaggaaaataaagaagttTTAGCTGCCCCTGCTCCAGAGCCCTCAGCACAGGAAGCCACCCCAGAGAAAG CGAACAGCGTGTCGGAGTCTTTGGAGGAGTCTGCAGCAGCTTACACCAAAGCCACAGCCAAGAAGTGCGTCTTAGAGAAAGTCGACGTCAAAACTGGAGAGGAATCGGAAAGCAATGTTTTACAG ATGCAGTGCAAATTATATGTTTTTGAGAAGACTGCCCAGTCGTGGATAGAGAGAGGTCGAGGTTTGCTGAGGCTCAACGACATGGCATCGACAGAAGACGGCACGCTACAGTCCCGTCTAG tgatgAGGACCCAGGGCAGCCTCCGGTTGATCCTCAACACTAAACTTTGGGCCCAGATGCAGGTGGACAAGGCCAGCGAAAAGAGTGTACGAATCACTGCCATGGACACAGAGGACCAGGGGGTCAAGGTCTTCCTAATATCG GCTAGCTCTAAGGACATAGGTCAGCTTGCTGCAGCGTTACATCACCGTATCTTAGCTCTAAAGAGCCGGGCGGACCAGGAGCCGGAGACCCCGACAACAACCATCCCTGAGGCAGAGGTACCGCAGTCCAACGAGGACGACAGCGACGAGGAAGACAATGCCTCTGCTTCAGCTTCAGCCTCCACTCCTGCTACGA GTAActcagagggaggagagagccAGGCAACAGGAAGCACATAG
- the ranbp3b gene encoding ran-binding protein 3b isoform X7 — MADLANEDKPALAPAVFVFQKDKAQKRSAEGSSAEDGEDSDKDEGSYCPPVKRERTSSFPPPHSVPKNNVFMPPSFCQSPTGNSDSEPEEKPVGFRLKPPTLIHGQAPSSDSSCGTNGVKKSSDGAPGSQSLFLNNTEHPLTKSQLEENSTDGKSKDGLPLDAQSEGTNYFLQYISTPSSKNAANSTDSGAKFVFGQNMSERVLSPPKGEPPIEENKEVLAAPAPEPSAQEATPEKAANSVSESLEESAAAYTKATAKKCVLEKVDVKTGEESESNVLQMQCKLYVFEKTAQSWIERGRGLLRLNDMASTEDGTLQSRLVMRTQGSLRLILNTKLWAQMQVDKASEKSVRITAMDTEDQGVKVFLISASSKDIGQLAAALHHRILALKSRADQEPETPTTTIPEAEVPQSNEDDSDEEDNASASASASTPATSNSEGGESQATGST, encoded by the exons ATGGCGGACTTGGCAAACGAAG ACAAGCCTGCCCTAGCgcctgctgtgtttgttttccaaaaagATAAAGCACAGAAG AGATCTGCAGAGGGCTCAAGTGCAGAGGATGGAGAAG ATTCAGATAAAGACGAGGGAAGCTATTGCCCCCCTGTGAAAAGGGAGCGGACCTCATCGTTCCCACCCCCACATTCTG TTCCCAAGAACAATGTATTCATGCCCCCAAGTTTCTGCCAGTCTCCAACTGGGAACTCTGACTCTGAGCCAG AGGAGAAGCCCGTGGGATTCCGCTTAAAGCCCCCAACCCTCATACACGGACAGGCACCGAGTTCAG ATTCCAGTTGTGGAACCAACGGTGTGAAAAAGTCATCAGATGGGGCCCCTGGCTCCCAGTCCCTCTTCCTGAACAACACAGAGCACCCTCTGACCAAATCACAG TTGGAAGAGAACAGCACAGACGGCAAGTCAAAGGATGGTTTGCCACTAGACGCTCAATCGGAGGGCACTAATTATTTCTTACAGTACATCTCTACCCCAAG TTCAAAAAATGCCGCAAACAGTACAGACAGTGGGGCAAAATTTGTTTTTGGGCAGAACATGTCTGAACGAGTTCTG agtCCCCCAAAGGGTGAGCCCCcaattgaggaaaataaagaagttTTAGCTGCCCCTGCTCCAGAGCCCTCAGCACAGGAAGCCACCCCAGAGAAAG CAGCGAACAGCGTGTCGGAGTCTTTGGAGGAGTCTGCAGCAGCTTACACCAAAGCCACAGCCAAGAAGTGCGTCTTAGAGAAAGTCGACGTCAAAACTGGAGAGGAATCGGAAAGCAATGTTTTACAG ATGCAGTGCAAATTATATGTTTTTGAGAAGACTGCCCAGTCGTGGATAGAGAGAGGTCGAGGTTTGCTGAGGCTCAACGACATGGCATCGACAGAAGACGGCACGCTACAGTCCCGTCTAG tgatgAGGACCCAGGGCAGCCTCCGGTTGATCCTCAACACTAAACTTTGGGCCCAGATGCAGGTGGACAAGGCCAGCGAAAAGAGTGTACGAATCACTGCCATGGACACAGAGGACCAGGGGGTCAAGGTCTTCCTAATATCG GCTAGCTCTAAGGACATAGGTCAGCTTGCTGCAGCGTTACATCACCGTATCTTAGCTCTAAAGAGCCGGGCGGACCAGGAGCCGGAGACCCCGACAACAACCATCCCTGAGGCAGAGGTACCGCAGTCCAACGAGGACGACAGCGACGAGGAAGACAATGCCTCTGCTTCAGCTTCAGCCTCCACTCCTGCTACGA GTAActcagagggaggagagagccAGGCAACAGGAAGCACATAG